One Campylobacter lari DNA segment encodes these proteins:
- the ruvX gene encoding Holliday junction resolvase RuvX, whose amino-acid sequence MKTLALDIGLKRIGVALCINKSIAMPLEAIIRKNRNQAANEVKKYIKEYDVNTLVVGVPLGGSSEDEMRKRVEHFVSLLDFDKEVFFVDESFSSKNAQELGMVNLKKKDGKLDSLAAYLFLKDFYGLT is encoded by the coding sequence ATGAAAACTTTAGCATTAGATATAGGCTTAAAGCGTATTGGTGTTGCTTTGTGTATTAATAAAAGTATAGCTATGCCACTTGAAGCTATTATTAGAAAAAATCGCAACCAAGCAGCAAATGAGGTAAAAAAGTACATCAAAGAGTATGATGTAAATACTTTGGTGGTAGGAGTTCCTTTAGGTGGATCTAGTGAAGATGAAATGCGAAAAAGGGTAGAACATTTCGTATCTTTACTTGATTTTGACAAAGAAGTTTTTTTTGTCGATGAGAGTTTTAGTTCTAAAAATGCACAAGAACTTGGCATGGTGAATTTAAAGAAAAAAGATGGCAAACTTGATTCTTTAGCTGCGTATTTGTTTTTAAAGGATTTTTATGGCCTTACTTGA
- a CDS encoding RsmB/NOP family class I SAM-dependent RNA methyltransferase: MALLDLNTALDEIYTKEQKEQILQSFNQEKYINIFRNSLLVDNEKLEEILNNENIEFEKIDLNCYKIPSIFKSKLSSMKAFNEGKFYIQNYSSYLCAKTLGVKAGESVLDMCAAPGGKSLNLANFMQNEGYLASCELSKTRFFTLKKTMENYQVKIVKCFLKDARTIGKACPLKFDKILLDAPCSTFAKMGFEIQKNTKEIKQIANLQKKLLHSALLALKHGGELVYSTCTFLREENEAVLENALRNENFKLELLDFNLANVDFIYAKSDEFDLSFAKRVLPDDYADGFFIAKVKKL, translated from the coding sequence ATGGCCTTACTTGATTTAAATACAGCTTTAGATGAAATTTATACAAAAGAGCAAAAAGAACAAATCCTTCAAAGTTTTAATCAAGAAAAATATATTAATATTTTTAGAAATTCTTTACTTGTTGATAATGAAAAACTAGAAGAAATTTTAAATAATGAAAATATAGAATTTGAAAAAATTGATCTGAATTGTTATAAAATTCCAAGTATCTTCAAAAGCAAACTAAGCTCAATGAAAGCTTTTAATGAGGGTAAGTTTTATATACAAAATTACTCTTCGTACTTGTGTGCTAAAACTTTGGGTGTTAAAGCTGGTGAGAGTGTATTGGATATGTGTGCAGCTCCTGGTGGAAAAAGCTTAAATTTAGCTAATTTCATGCAAAATGAGGGTTATTTAGCAAGTTGTGAATTATCTAAAACACGTTTTTTTACCTTAAAAAAAACTATGGAAAATTATCAAGTTAAAATTGTAAAATGCTTCTTAAAAGATGCACGTACTATAGGTAAAGCTTGTCCTTTGAAATTTGATAAAATTTTACTTGATGCGCCTTGCTCAACTTTTGCAAAAATGGGTTTTGAAATACAAAAAAATACAAAGGAAATTAAGCAAATTGCAAATTTACAAAAAAAACTTTTACACTCAGCATTGCTAGCTTTAAAACATGGTGGAGAATTAGTGTATAGTACTTGTACATTTTTAAGAGAAGAAAATGAAGCGGTTTTAGAAAATGCATTAAGAAATGAAAATTTTAAATTAGAATTGCTTGATTTTAATCTAGCTAATGTTGATTTTATATATGCAAAGAGTGATGAATTTGATTTATCATTTGCCAAAAGAGTTTTACCGGATGACTATGCGGACGGTTTTTTTATAGCAAAAGTGAAAAAACTTTAA
- a CDS encoding DNA-processing protein DprA: MKFIENIEDFKNLLNPPSKIYYKGNLELLNARKVAIIGSRKMSVYTKNCLVELVTLLKKTKVCVVSGGALGVDIQAAKIAYPQTIAIFANGLDEIYPKANTNEILNIYENALALSENEGNYKAKPYDFLLRNRLIIALSEVVVIAQADLKSGSMQSARLALGMNKSIYVLPHRKNESEGTNLLLATKKANLIHDFDEFVKMFGEFHQEQSEDDLLSFLKHEDDLEKVLKKFGDRVYEYELEGLVEISGVKIRACL, encoded by the coding sequence ATGAAATTTATTGAGAATATTGAAGATTTTAAAAATCTTTTAAATCCGCCTTCAAAGATTTATTATAAAGGCAATTTAGAGCTTTTAAATGCTAGAAAAGTGGCTATTATAGGTTCTAGAAAAATGAGTGTTTATACTAAAAATTGTCTTGTTGAATTGGTGACTTTGTTAAAAAAAACTAAGGTTTGTGTAGTAAGTGGCGGGGCTTTAGGGGTGGATATCCAAGCAGCTAAAATAGCCTATCCTCAAACTATAGCTATATTTGCTAATGGGCTTGATGAGATTTATCCAAAAGCAAACACAAATGAAATTTTAAATATTTATGAAAATGCTTTGGCTTTAAGTGAAAATGAAGGAAATTATAAGGCAAAGCCTTATGATTTTTTATTAAGAAATAGACTTATTATTGCTTTAAGTGAGGTTGTTGTAATAGCCCAGGCTGATTTAAAAAGTGGTTCTATGCAAAGTGCAAGACTTGCTTTAGGTATGAATAAATCTATATATGTATTACCTCATAGGAAAAATGAAAGCGAAGGAACAAATTTGCTTTTAGCCACAAAAAAGGCAAATTTAATTCATGATTTTGATGAATTTGTAAAAATGTTTGGAGAGTTTCATCAAGAGCAAAGCGAAGATGATTTATTAAGTTTTTTAAAACATGAAGATGATTTAGAAAAAGTTTTAAAAAAATTTGGTGATAGAGTTTATGAATATGAACTTGAGGGTTTGGTAGAAATATCTGGAGTGAAAATAAGAGCTTGCTTATGA
- the rpsF gene encoding 30S ribosomal protein S6, translating to MRHYEVLFILKPTLTEEEVSAKLEFVKEVLTKNGAEIESVVPMGTRKLAYKIKKYERGTYFVIYFKAPTNLIAELERVLRITEEVIRFLIVKYENKKEIAAWEKLSKGIKQNKKEIKASESTEG from the coding sequence ATGAGACATTATGAAGTTTTATTCATATTAAAACCGACACTTACAGAAGAAGAGGTAAGTGCTAAGTTGGAATTCGTAAAAGAAGTCCTTACAAAAAATGGCGCAGAAATTGAAAGCGTAGTTCCAATGGGAACAAGAAAACTTGCGTACAAAATTAAAAAATACGAAAGAGGAACTTATTTTGTGATTTATTTCAAAGCTCCTACAAATTTAATAGCAGAGCTTGAAAGGGTATTAAGAATCACTGAAGAAGTAATTAGATTTTTAATCGTAAAATATGAAAATAAAAAAGAAATTGCGGCTTGGGAAAAACTAAGCAAAGGTATCAAACAAAATAAAAAAGAAATCAAAGCTAGCGAAAGTACAGAAGGCTAA
- the ilvC gene encoding ketol-acid reductoisomerase — protein sequence MAVSIYYDKDCDINLIKSKKVAIIGFGSQGHAHAMNLRDSGVEVIIGLKEGGQSWAKAQKANFIVKSVKEATKEADLIMILAPDEIQSEIFNEEIKPELKAGKTLAFAHGFNIHYGQIVAPKGIDVIMIAPKAPGHTVRHEFSIGGGTPCLIAIHQDESKNAKNLALSYASAIGGGRTGIIETTFKAETETDLFGEQAVLCGGLSALIQAGFETLVEAGYEPEMAYFECLHEMKLIVDLIYQGGIADMRYSVSNTAEYGDYITGPKIITKETKEAMKGVLKDIQNGSFAKDFILERRANFARMHAERKLMNDSLIEKTGRELRAMMPWISAKKLVDKDKN from the coding sequence ATGGCTGTATCAATTTATTATGATAAAGATTGTGATATTAATTTAATAAAATCAAAAAAAGTAGCTATTATAGGTTTTGGCTCTCAAGGTCATGCTCATGCTATGAATTTAAGAGATAGTGGCGTAGAAGTGATCATAGGCTTAAAAGAGGGCGGACAAAGTTGGGCAAAAGCTCAAAAAGCAAATTTTATAGTAAAAAGCGTAAAAGAGGCTACTAAAGAAGCAGATTTGATTATGATTTTAGCTCCTGATGAAATTCAAAGTGAAATTTTTAATGAAGAAATTAAACCTGAATTAAAGGCAGGTAAAACTCTAGCATTTGCACATGGATTTAATATCCATTATGGACAAATTGTTGCTCCAAAAGGCATAGATGTGATTATGATAGCTCCTAAAGCTCCTGGTCATACTGTAAGACATGAATTTAGTATAGGTGGGGGTACTCCTTGTTTAATTGCTATTCACCAAGATGAAAGTAAAAATGCTAAAAATTTAGCTTTAAGTTATGCTAGTGCTATAGGTGGTGGTAGAACAGGTATTATAGAAACGACTTTTAAAGCTGAAACTGAAACAGATTTATTTGGTGAGCAAGCAGTGCTTTGTGGAGGACTTAGTGCTTTAATCCAAGCTGGTTTTGAAACCTTAGTTGAAGCAGGATATGAGCCTGAAATGGCGTATTTTGAGTGTTTACATGAAATGAAATTAATTGTAGATTTGATTTATCAAGGCGGTATTGCTGATATGAGATATTCTGTTTCTAATACAGCTGAATATGGAGATTATATCACAGGGCCTAAGATTATTACCAAAGAAACTAAAGAGGCTATGAAAGGTGTTTTAAAAGACATACAAAATGGAAGTTTTGCTAAAGATTTTATCTTAGAAAGAAGAGCAAATTTTGCAAGAATGCACGCAGAGCGTAAATTAATGAATGATTCTTTGATAGAAAAAACAGGACGCGAACTTCGCGCTATGATGCCTTGGATTAGTGCTAAAAAATTAGTTGATAAAGATAAAAACTAA
- a CDS encoding MarC family protein encodes MFSDIESEIYVILLASVAIIAVLNPFGNLPQFLAMTEGLDADTRKKLFRNIIYTAFCIVLVFLLSGPFIMKYLFKIDINDLRVAGGLILIIMSTKNLLFTPSSSQFQHYQGLSHKELLKKSIVPMAFPMLVGPGTLSTIVVISEDQNLAIAIASVLLTFAFIFVLFHFSATIEKVIGKLVLYVFSRIALVFIMAMGVKMIAIGIQTYIQSNLG; translated from the coding sequence ATGTTTTCAGATATAGAATCTGAAATTTATGTTATCTTGCTTGCTTCTGTTGCTATTATAGCAGTTTTAAATCCTTTTGGAAATCTTCCTCAATTTCTCGCAATGACTGAGGGCTTAGATGCTGATACAAGAAAAAAACTTTTTAGAAATATCATTTATACTGCATTTTGTATTGTTTTAGTTTTTTTACTTTCTGGACCATTTATCATGAAATATTTATTTAAAATAGATATTAATGATTTACGAGTTGCAGGTGGTTTGATTTTAATCATTATGAGTACTAAAAACTTACTTTTTACTCCATCAAGTTCTCAATTTCAACATTATCAAGGATTAAGTCATAAAGAATTATTGAAAAAAAGTATAGTCCCAATGGCATTTCCTATGCTAGTAGGTCCTGGAACACTTTCAACGATAGTGGTTATTTCAGAAGATCAAAATTTAGCTATAGCTATAGCTTCTGTACTACTTACCTTTGCTTTTATTTTTGTTTTATTCCACTTTTCAGCTACCATTGAAAAAGTCATAGGAAAACTTGTGCTTTATGTTTTTTCACGTATTGCTTTAGTTTTTATTATGGCTATGGGAGTAAAAATGATAGCCATTGGAATTCAAACTTACATTCAATCTAATTTAGGATAA
- a CDS encoding divergent polysaccharide deacetylase family protein translates to MKTINKKYKVLLALCLVIIGIFLFAFGALFLKKEENKTLDYNQTIVKKEPLPPTKEQENNFSFNDINLTLENEKLEFLDKNISEILNLNPVNTELNQTKEDNQTLILEVIDQNTSKELINKEQNISDKNEDNKTQILVQKNSKPRLAIIIDDMASHTHVDMLKKTNLKLIPSFFPPDKRHPYTAEFTKDFDFFMVHLPLAAIKYDKAELNTLHPSDDIQKISKRIAFVKEQFPKVKFINNHTGSLFTANKQAMEKLFSAFKQNDFIFVDSRTIGNSKAKNLASQFNQPYIARDVFLDNEDDITYIKNQLKQAVEEAKKKGFAIAIGHPREKTFKALVQSKDLLNSVELVYLNEIY, encoded by the coding sequence TTGAAAACTATAAATAAAAAATACAAAGTGCTTTTAGCACTTTGTCTTGTTATAATTGGAATTTTTCTTTTTGCATTTGGAGCTTTGTTTTTAAAAAAAGAAGAAAATAAAACCTTAGACTATAATCAAACCATAGTTAAAAAAGAACCATTACCACCTACAAAAGAACAAGAAAATAATTTTAGTTTTAATGATATAAATTTGACTTTAGAAAATGAAAAATTAGAATTTTTAGATAAAAATATTAGTGAAATTTTAAATTTAAACCCTGTAAATACAGAGTTAAATCAAACTAAAGAGGATAATCAAACTTTAATTTTAGAAGTAATAGATCAAAATACAAGCAAAGAATTAATCAATAAAGAGCAAAATATATCAGATAAAAATGAGGATAATAAAACTCAAATCCTAGTGCAAAAAAATAGCAAACCTCGTCTAGCAATTATTATAGATGATATGGCAAGTCACACTCATGTAGATATGCTTAAAAAAACAAATTTAAAATTAATCCCATCTTTTTTTCCACCTGATAAACGCCATCCTTATACAGCTGAGTTTACAAAGGATTTTGACTTTTTTATGGTGCATTTGCCCCTTGCTGCTATAAAATATGACAAGGCAGAATTAAATACCTTGCACCCTAGTGATGATATACAAAAAATAAGCAAACGCATAGCTTTTGTAAAAGAGCAATTTCCAAAAGTAAAATTTATTAACAACCATACAGGAAGTTTATTTACTGCAAATAAACAGGCTATGGAAAAATTATTTAGTGCCTTTAAGCAAAATGATTTTATTTTTGTTGATTCAAGAACCATAGGAAATTCTAAAGCCAAAAACTTAGCAAGTCAGTTTAATCAGCCTTATATAGCTAGAGATGTTTTTTTAGATAATGAAGATGATATAACATATATTAAAAATCAACTCAAACAAGCAGTAGAAGAGGCAAAAAAGAAAGGTTTTGCTATTGCTATTGGTCATCCAAGAGAAAAGACTTTTAAGGCCTTGGTGCAAAGTAAAGATTTGTTAAATTCAGTTGAGCTTGTGTATTTAAATGAAATTTATTGA
- a CDS encoding RNB domain-containing ribonuclease translates to MKELFNQLSYGLNANEITNKNKQIIRELLTCDIIKFYKNKYYLKDGFTFGKIDISVNGTGFLESFDPAFKRDLLIENKNLKGANYADIVVAKLLPLKKKRPSAKVILILKRAHETSLVMTKKYGEAVLGVNIQTGLTCALKASQKSLKALPLGTILKIENHDNNITEVIGHIDDDFVDEKISLALFNKNAIFDNLCENEAKAYGDKVDVSMYPSRKDLRNLNFCTIDPIDAKDFDDAIYYDKNEHAIYIAIADVSAYVHAYSAIDKEARSRGFSIYFPHIAIPMLPRALSENICSLKPNEDRLAFCFKISLDQNNEVIKEELFEAIINSKRRFNYDEVDEYLQTQEDLGAINWLYEVFKITQNLRKKRLKNACEFKTQELRMTLDENNKLIKTRLENDTASHNLIEDCMLLANKAAAKLIDIGVFRNHLSPDYKKIDQLLADLSTLSIDINPKNNVIELFKDIQVLANELNIREEVDKLIIKAQKKAEYSSENAGHFGLGFDKYTHFTSPIRRYSDLILHRLLKAKINNDEKMFNYLLLNIQSTCEELSLLEREADKVAWHFMDRKFARWAKENIGKRFKALVVENQSSLQVKLNDEIKGALITIIGSRANLLENVEVEITEVDIVSAKIFGKITKHFSLERNQNV, encoded by the coding sequence ATGAAAGAATTATTTAATCAACTAAGTTATGGTCTAAATGCCAATGAAATTACCAATAAAAACAAGCAAATCATTAGAGAATTATTAACTTGTGATATTATTAAATTTTATAAAAATAAATACTATTTAAAAGATGGCTTTACTTTTGGTAAGATTGATATTTCTGTTAATGGAACGGGATTTTTAGAAAGTTTTGATCCTGCTTTTAAGCGTGATTTACTCATAGAAAATAAAAATTTAAAAGGAGCAAATTATGCTGATATAGTTGTGGCAAAATTACTCCCTCTTAAAAAAAAGCGTCCAAGCGCTAAAGTTATTTTAATACTTAAAAGAGCCCACGAAACTTCTTTGGTTATGACTAAAAAATACGGAGAAGCAGTCCTTGGAGTAAATATTCAAACAGGGCTTACATGTGCCTTAAAAGCCTCTCAAAAATCTTTAAAAGCTCTGCCTTTAGGAACTATTTTAAAAATAGAAAATCATGATAATAATATCACCGAAGTGATAGGGCATATTGATGATGATTTTGTAGATGAAAAAATTTCCTTAGCACTTTTTAATAAAAATGCAATTTTTGATAATTTATGTGAAAATGAAGCAAAAGCTTATGGAGATAAAGTTGATGTAAGCATGTATCCATCAAGAAAAGATCTTAGAAATTTAAATTTTTGCACCATTGATCCAATTGATGCAAAAGATTTTGATGATGCAATTTATTATGATAAAAATGAACATGCCATTTATATAGCCATAGCTGATGTAAGTGCTTATGTGCATGCTTATAGTGCTATTGACAAAGAAGCAAGATCAAGAGGCTTTTCGATTTATTTTCCTCATATTGCCATACCTATGTTGCCAAGAGCTTTGAGTGAAAATATTTGCTCACTAAAACCTAATGAAGATAGGTTAGCATTTTGTTTTAAAATAAGTTTAGATCAAAACAATGAAGTGATTAAAGAAGAGCTTTTTGAGGCTATTATCAACTCAAAACGCCGTTTTAATTATGATGAAGTTGATGAGTATTTACAAACGCAAGAAGATTTAGGTGCGATTAATTGGCTTTATGAAGTTTTTAAAATCACTCAAAATTTACGTAAAAAACGTCTAAAAAATGCTTGTGAGTTTAAAACCCAAGAGCTAAGAATGACTTTAGATGAAAATAACAAACTCATAAAAACACGCCTTGAAAATGACACAGCCTCACATAATTTAATCGAAGATTGCATGCTTTTAGCCAATAAAGCTGCAGCAAAACTCATTGATATAGGAGTTTTTAGAAATCACTTAAGTCCTGATTATAAAAAAATAGATCAATTGCTAGCTGATCTTTCAACACTTAGTATAGATATTAATCCTAAAAATAATGTCATAGAATTATTTAAAGACATTCAAGTCTTAGCAAATGAGCTAAATATAAGAGAAGAAGTAGATAAGCTCATCATCAAAGCGCAAAAAAAGGCGGAATATTCTAGTGAAAATGCAGGACATTTTGGCTTAGGCTTTGATAAATATACCCATTTTACAAGCCCTATTAGAAGGTATTCTGATCTTATTTTACATAGACTTTTAAAAGCTAAAATTAACAATGATGAAAAAATGTTTAATTATTTGCTTTTAAATATACAAAGCACTTGTGAGGAATTAAGCTTACTAGAAAGAGAGGCAGATAAAGTTGCTTGGCATTTCATGGATAGAAAATTTGCAAGATGGGCAAAGGAAAATATAGGAAAAAGATTTAAAGCTTTAGTGGTAGAAAATCAAAGTTCATTGCAAGTAAAATTAAATGATGAAATTAAGGGAGCTTTGATTACCATTATAGGTTCAAGGGCAAATTTATTAGAAAATGTAGAAGTAGAAATCACTGAAGTGGATATTGTTAGTGCTAAAATTTTTGGCAAAATCACCAAGCATTTTAGTTTAGAAAGAAACCAAAATGTATAA
- a CDS encoding single-stranded DNA-binding protein has translation MFNKVVLVGNLTRDIEMRYAPSGSAIGSSAIAVTRRFSTNTGEKREETCFIDISFFGRTAEIANQYLNKGSKVLIEGRLRFEQWSDQNGQNRSKHSIQVENLEMLGSTVQNNQQNNFDNQNYGYNQNFNQQQSFDPYAQVQTRTNPSNTYQNPQKEPPMKEIDIDKYDDDTELPF, from the coding sequence ATGTTTAATAAAGTCGTTTTAGTAGGTAATCTTACAAGGGATATAGAGATGCGCTATGCTCCATCAGGTAGCGCAATAGGCTCTTCTGCTATAGCTGTAACAAGAAGATTTAGTACAAATACAGGAGAAAAAAGAGAAGAAACCTGCTTTATCGACATTAGTTTTTTTGGTAGAACAGCAGAGATTGCTAATCAATACCTTAACAAAGGTAGTAAAGTTTTAATTGAAGGTCGTTTAAGATTTGAGCAATGGAGCGATCAAAATGGACAAAATAGATCAAAACACAGTATTCAAGTTGAGAATTTAGAAATGTTAGGTTCAACTGTACAAAATAACCAACAAAACAATTTTGACAATCAAAATTATGGTTATAATCAAAATTTTAACCAACAACAAAGTTTTGATCCTTATGCTCAAGTACAAACTAGAACAAATCCATCTAATACTTATCAAAATCCTCAAAAAGAACCCCCTATGAAGGAAATTGATATTGATAAATATGATGATGATACAGAATTACCATTTTAA
- the holA gene encoding DNA polymerase III subunit delta — protein MYKNQLQSLLNSNSFPNYFLLYGADNFQIELYAKFIKDKYSFDESLRFYFEEYDFKQAYDYLSSASLFSERKLLEIKTQKKIPSKELKQLLQLCQNSQDNYFLLEIYDENSKQSEAEKIFANNFCRFYKVNSAKEGMELLALKAKELNINITQNALYTLFYNFNENLYLAANELNKFNGLNIDEKIIQEHCYSLSTISFESFFDKLMQKQDLRNELENILENYNEIALINALYANFSRLFKIALHVKIYGNLDLKEILGYAPPISVAQNLQKQALMIKISQYKHIFLTLCNCEYELKKNSKIEKKEFLIATLLQLSSILKS, from the coding sequence ATGTATAAAAATCAACTCCAAAGCTTACTTAATAGCAATAGTTTTCCTAATTATTTCTTGCTTTATGGAGCGGATAATTTCCAAATAGAGCTTTATGCTAAATTTATTAAAGATAAATACTCTTTTGATGAGAGTTTAAGATTTTATTTTGAAGAATATGATTTTAAGCAAGCTTATGATTATTTATCTAGTGCTTCCTTATTTAGCGAAAGAAAACTACTAGAAATCAAAACCCAAAAGAAAATCCCAAGTAAAGAACTCAAACAACTTTTACAGCTTTGTCAAAATTCACAAGATAATTATTTTTTACTTGAAATTTATGATGAAAACTCTAAACAAAGTGAAGCGGAGAAAATTTTTGCTAATAATTTTTGTAGATTTTATAAAGTAAATTCAGCCAAAGAAGGTATGGAATTACTAGCTTTAAAAGCTAAAGAGTTAAATATTAACATCACTCAAAATGCCCTTTATACTCTTTTTTATAATTTTAATGAAAATTTATATTTAGCAGCTAATGAGTTAAATAAATTTAATGGTTTAAATATTGATGAAAAAATCATTCAAGAGCATTGTTATAGTTTAAGTACTATTAGTTTTGAAAGTTTTTTTGATAAATTAATGCAAAAACAAGATTTAAGAAACGAACTTGAAAATATTTTAGAAAATTATAATGAAATAGCATTGATTAATGCCTTATATGCAAATTTTTCTAGACTTTTTAAAATTGCATTACATGTTAAAATTTATGGAAATTTAGATTTAAAAGAAATTTTAGGCTATGCCCCGCCTATTTCTGTGGCACAAAATCTTCAAAAACAAGCTCTTATGATCAAAATATCACAATATAAACATATCTTTTTGACACTTTGTAATTGCGAATATGAATTAAAAAAGAATTCTAAAATAGAAAAAAAAGAGTTTTTAATCGCAACACTTTTACAACTTAGCTCCATATTGAAAAGTTAA
- the rpsR gene encoding 30S ribosomal protein S18 — MAEKRKYSRKYCKYTEAKVDFIDYKDTALLKHALSERFKIMPRRLTGTSKKHQEMVEVAIKRARHVALIPYIVDRKEVVTNPFEGL; from the coding sequence ATGGCAGAAAAAAGAAAATATTCACGTAAATATTGCAAATACACTGAAGCTAAAGTTGATTTCATTGACTATAAAGATACAGCATTGTTAAAACATGCTTTATCGGAAAGATTTAAAATTATGCCACGCCGTTTAACAGGTACTAGCAAAAAACACCAAGAAATGGTTGAAGTTGCTATTAAACGTGCAAGACATGTAGCACTTATCCCTTATATCGTAGATAGAAAAGAAGTTGTTACTAATCCTTTTGAAGGATTATAA